The proteins below are encoded in one region of Deltaproteobacteria bacterium:
- a CDS encoding signal recognition particle protein: MFDTLSKGFRAARQRLSGVAELTDDVIDEALRDIRMSLLEADVEFKVTKQFLDRVREAARGEQVRLKAKSKEYGTVKITPQQAFVKICQDELVAMMGPVDTELRWAKKGPTGIMVVGLQGSGKTTTVAKLARYLQKKHNKKPLLVAADVYRPAAVDQLKTLGERLDMPVFSIEGGDPVDICVQAVQEARNSGRDVVLFDTAGRLAIDEPLMQELTEIDKATQPANIFLVIDAMTGQDAVKTAAGFNERLNLDGVILTKLDGDARGGAALSVKQVTGAPIKFLGVGESLDKLEEFRPDGMASRILGMGDIVGLVKDFEEVVDAEKAEEDAVRMLKGKFDMQDFLEQIRMIQKMGSLKDLMGKLPFFPDGLPDEANLDDRELVKIESMINSMTMQERRNPSVFVKTSWEEITSNAGKKAKRRRADYDPSRVRRIAAGSGRSEADVKELLHKFAMMRQMMVQLGASTGLMGKIPGLKQFRQMKRLSGLDLGALMGGGPGGAPAAAMPGLPGAMPQMQVPGMPPGFTPPGTPGGGAKPTKAAARKKVKAKRKAAKQARKKARKKR; this comes from the coding sequence ATGTTCGACACCCTCTCCAAGGGATTCCGGGCAGCTCGGCAACGCCTGTCGGGCGTGGCCGAGCTCACCGACGACGTCATCGACGAGGCCCTCCGCGACATCCGGATGAGCCTCCTCGAGGCCGACGTCGAGTTCAAGGTCACCAAGCAGTTCCTCGACCGCGTGCGCGAGGCGGCGCGCGGCGAGCAGGTGCGCCTCAAGGCCAAGTCGAAGGAATACGGCACGGTCAAGATCACACCGCAACAGGCGTTCGTCAAGATCTGCCAGGACGAGCTCGTCGCGATGATGGGCCCGGTCGACACCGAGTTGCGGTGGGCCAAGAAGGGGCCGACCGGCATCATGGTCGTCGGCCTGCAGGGCTCCGGCAAGACCACCACCGTCGCGAAGCTCGCGCGCTACCTGCAAAAGAAGCACAACAAGAAGCCGCTGCTGGTCGCGGCCGACGTGTACCGGCCCGCCGCGGTGGACCAGCTCAAGACCCTCGGCGAGCGCCTCGACATGCCGGTGTTCTCGATCGAGGGAGGCGACCCGGTCGACATCTGCGTCCAGGCCGTACAGGAGGCGCGCAACAGCGGACGCGACGTCGTGCTGTTCGACACCGCCGGGCGCCTCGCGATCGACGAGCCGCTGATGCAGGAGCTCACCGAGATCGACAAGGCGACGCAGCCGGCCAACATCTTTTTGGTCATCGACGCGATGACCGGTCAGGACGCGGTCAAGACGGCGGCCGGATTCAACGAGCGCCTCAACCTCGACGGCGTGATCCTCACCAAGCTCGACGGCGATGCGCGCGGCGGTGCGGCGCTGTCGGTCAAGCAGGTCACCGGGGCGCCGATCAAGTTTCTCGGCGTCGGCGAGTCGCTCGACAAACTCGAGGAGTTCCGGCCGGACGGCATGGCGTCGCGCATCCTCGGCATGGGCGACATCGTCGGTCTGGTCAAGGACTTCGAGGAGGTCGTCGACGCCGAGAAGGCCGAAGAGGACGCGGTCCGCATGCTCAAGGGCAAGTTCGACATGCAGGACTTCCTCGAGCAGATCCGCATGATTCAGAAGATGGGGTCGCTCAAGGACCTCATGGGCAAGCTGCCGTTTTTCCCCGACGGCCTGCCCGACGAAGCGAACCTCGACGACCGCGAACTCGTCAAGATCGAGTCGATGATCAACTCGATGACGATGCAGGAGCGCCGCAATCCGTCGGTGTTCGTGAAGACGTCGTGGGAGGAGATCACGTCGAACGCCGGCAAGAAGGCCAAGCGCCGGCGCGCCGATTACGACCCGTCCCGCGTGCGCCGGATCGCGGCCGGCTCCGGGCGCAGCGAAGCCGATGTCAAGGAGCTGCTGCACAAGTTCGCGATGATGCGACAGATGATGGTGCAACTCGGCGCGAGCACCGGCCTGATGGGCAAGATCCCGGGGCTCAAACAGTTCCGACAGATGAAGCGCCTGTCGGGGCTCGACCTCGGCGCGCTGATGGGCGGCGGGCCCGGCGGCGCGCCGGCGGCCGCGATGCCGGGGCTGCCGGGTGCGATGCCGCAGATGCAGGTGCCGGGGATGCCGCCCGGGTTCACGCCGCCGGGGACGCCGGGCGGCGGGGCGAAGCCGACCAAGGCCGCGGCGCGCAAGAAGGTCAAGGCCAAGCGCAAGGCGGCCAAGCAGGCGCGCAAGAAGGCGCGCAAGAAGCGGTGA
- a CDS encoding DMT family transporter, with translation MALCSAAVPRLTLVAGVVAVSFAALFVRLAAPASGLAVAAGRLAIAAALLTAWSPRALARWWALPARERGLVALSGVCLGAHFGTWIESLYLTSTASSVTLVALQPVFAAALGHWLLRERVGAREAAGIAIAVAGTAIVAGGDWRADPRALAGDALALAGAALAAAYYIVGRRMRVAMDLVPYLAVVNLFGAGVLALAAAVAGVRITGFAWHVYAAIAGAAVVCSTFGHTLLNVSVRRAPAHLVSLAILGEPVGAALLTWIVVGETPPALAAAGGAVVLAGIAVGFSGRGAAPTA, from the coding sequence ATCGCTCTATGCTCGGCGGCCGTGCCGCGGCTCACCCTGGTTGCCGGCGTCGTCGCCGTGTCGTTCGCCGCGCTGTTCGTGCGGCTCGCCGCGCCGGCATCCGGGCTCGCGGTCGCCGCGGGACGGCTCGCGATCGCCGCGGCGTTGCTCACCGCGTGGTCGCCGCGCGCGCTCGCGCGGTGGTGGGCGTTGCCGGCGCGCGAGCGCGGGCTCGTCGCGCTGTCGGGCGTGTGCCTCGGGGCGCACTTCGGCACGTGGATCGAGTCGCTGTACCTCACGTCGACCGCGTCGTCCGTGACGCTGGTCGCACTGCAACCCGTGTTCGCGGCGGCGCTGGGACACTGGCTGTTGCGCGAGCGCGTCGGCGCGCGCGAGGCGGCCGGCATCGCGATCGCGGTCGCCGGCACCGCCATCGTGGCGGGCGGTGATTGGCGCGCGGATCCCCGCGCGCTGGCGGGGGACGCGCTCGCGCTCGCCGGCGCCGCGCTGGCGGCTGCGTACTACATCGTGGGCCGGCGCATGCGCGTGGCGATGGATCTGGTGCCGTATCTCGCGGTGGTGAACCTGTTCGGCGCCGGTGTGCTCGCACTCGCAGCGGCGGTCGCGGGTGTGCGCATCACGGGGTTCGCATGGCACGTCTATGCCGCGATCGCGGGCGCTGCGGTTGTATGCTCCACCTTCGGGCACACGCTGCTCAACGTATCCGTGCGGCGCGCCCCCGCGCACCTGGTGTCGCTCGCCATCCTCGGCGAGCCGGTCGGCGCGGCGCTGCTCACCTGGATCGTGGTGGGGGAGACGCCGCCCGCGCTCGCGGCCGCCGGCGGCGCCGTCGTGCTCGCCGGCATCGCGGTCGGGTTCAGCGGCCGCGGCGCCGCGCCGACCGCATGA
- a CDS encoding TIGR00341 family protein: MAYRILKFSCAEDDADALESMLDDIPVVHAWVRRVDRDTAHAELLVDARDAETAVDRLIERLAPIKCFHVASLPVEAVMPRPRPVRVRGRRERLGRQELYADVLQAAQPSFAFFAFVVLSSIVAAIGLLRGDTAVIIGAMVIAPLLGSNLGLALGTTLGDVPLVVRSAGSGLAGGAVALALALAAGAIWGADPTAPAIAARTHVGYEDVALALASGAACALSVTTGMSSALIGVMVAVALLPPTVTLGMLAGAGHLAAAARAAHLVAINLICVNLAGVVTFLAQGIRPFGWWDAARARRATAIAIAAWTTLLAALVALLARAA; this comes from the coding sequence ATGGCGTATCGCATCCTCAAGTTCTCCTGCGCCGAAGACGACGCGGACGCACTCGAGTCCATGCTCGACGACATCCCCGTCGTCCACGCGTGGGTGCGGCGCGTCGATCGCGACACCGCCCACGCCGAGCTGCTCGTCGACGCGCGCGACGCGGAAACCGCGGTCGACCGCTTGATCGAACGACTCGCGCCGATCAAGTGCTTTCACGTCGCGTCGCTGCCGGTCGAGGCGGTGATGCCCCGGCCTCGCCCCGTGCGCGTGCGCGGTCGCCGCGAACGCCTCGGCCGGCAGGAGCTGTACGCCGACGTCCTGCAGGCCGCGCAGCCGTCGTTCGCGTTCTTCGCGTTCGTCGTCCTGTCGTCGATCGTCGCCGCCATCGGCCTGTTGCGCGGGGACACCGCCGTCATCATCGGCGCGATGGTGATCGCGCCACTGCTCGGCTCCAACCTCGGCCTGGCGCTCGGCACGACCCTCGGCGACGTGCCGCTCGTGGTGCGCTCGGCCGGCTCGGGGCTCGCCGGCGGTGCGGTCGCGCTCGCGCTCGCGCTCGCCGCCGGCGCGATCTGGGGCGCGGATCCCACCGCGCCCGCGATCGCCGCGCGCACGCACGTCGGCTACGAAGACGTCGCGCTCGCGCTCGCCTCCGGCGCGGCGTGCGCCCTGTCGGTCACGACCGGCATGTCGAGCGCGCTCATCGGCGTCATGGTGGCGGTGGCGCTGCTGCCGCCGACGGTGACGCTGGGCATGCTCGCGGGCGCCGGCCACCTGGCCGCCGCCGCACGGGCCGCGCACCTGGTCGCGATCAACCTGATCTGCGTGAACCTCGCCGGCGTCGTCACGTTTCTCGCCCAGGGCATCCGGCCGTTCGGCTGGTGGGACGCCGCCCGCGCGCGCCGCGCCACGGCGATCGCGATCGCCGCGTGGACGACGCTGCTGGCCGCGCTCGTCGCGCTGCTTGCGCGCGCCGCGTGA